From a region of the Streptomyces sp. NBC_01454 genome:
- a CDS encoding endonuclease/exonuclease/phosphatase family protein, translated as MTEPGQGHTPGQAGSRAERLRNWWRPEGTWRRGIVLAVLAVLLGLVMILHARIPNTVGNLGSLLETFLPWVGLGIPLLLIAAVLRRSATALVALLLPAIVWVNLFGSQVTDKAGEGGNLTVVTHNVNAENPDPAGTAKDIVASGADVVALEELSGDALSTYRQGLAKAYPYHTIEGTVGLWSKRPLTDTRPVDTKMGWNRALRATVTAVDGQQFAVYVAHLPSVRVNPQKGFTANPRDASAKALGEAIAADPVQKVVLLGDLNGTMNDRSLAPVTSQMRSAQGAAGDGFGFSWPASFPMARIDQIMMKGMSPVKAWVMPSTGSDHLPVAASVKI; from the coding sequence ATGACGGAACCGGGGCAGGGGCACACCCCCGGGCAGGCCGGTTCCCGGGCCGAACGCCTGCGGAACTGGTGGCGCCCCGAGGGCACCTGGCGGCGGGGCATCGTGCTCGCGGTGCTGGCCGTCCTGCTCGGGCTGGTGATGATCCTGCACGCCCGGATCCCCAACACCGTGGGGAACCTGGGCAGTCTGCTGGAGACCTTCCTGCCGTGGGTGGGGCTGGGCATCCCGCTGCTGCTCATCGCCGCGGTGCTGCGCCGCTCGGCCACCGCGCTGGTCGCCCTGCTGCTGCCGGCCATCGTGTGGGTCAACCTCTTCGGGAGCCAGGTCACCGACAAGGCCGGCGAGGGCGGCAACCTCACCGTCGTCACCCACAACGTCAATGCCGAAAACCCCGACCCGGCCGGCACCGCCAAGGACATCGTGGCGTCCGGCGCCGATGTGGTGGCCCTGGAGGAGCTGTCCGGGGACGCCCTGTCGACCTACCGCCAGGGGCTGGCGAAGGCGTATCCGTACCACACGATCGAGGGCACGGTCGGCCTGTGGAGCAAGCGCCCGCTGACCGACACCCGGCCGGTGGACACCAAGATGGGGTGGAACCGCGCGCTGCGGGCCACCGTCACCGCCGTCGACGGCCAGCAGTTCGCCGTCTACGTCGCCCATCTGCCGTCGGTACGGGTCAACCCCCAGAAGGGGTTCACCGCCAACCCGCGCGACGCCAGCGCCAAGGCGCTGGGTGAGGCGATCGCCGCGGACCCGGTGCAGAAGGTCGTGCTGCTCGGCGACCTCAACGGCACCATGAACGACCGCTCGCTGGCCCCGGTCACCTCCCAGATGCGCTCCGCGCAGGGCGCGGCGGGCGACGGCTTCGGCTTCAGCTGGCCGGCCTCGTTCCCGATGGCCCGGATCGACCAGATCATGATGAAGGGGATGTCCCCGGTCAAGGCCTGGGTGATGCCGTCGACCGGTAGCGACCACCTGCCGGTCGCGGCCTCGGTGAAGATCTGA
- a CDS encoding MFS transporter codes for MVTSPPAPGTPPDRRIPDRIHRRRWAILSLLMLSLLIVVLDNSILNVAMKTIATPAPVGLGATQSELEWAINSYTLVFAGLLFTAGLLGDRLGRKKMLLFGLAVFGAGSVLAGVSGSPAELITFRALMGVGGAFVMPSNLAILMNVFEREEQPKAIGIWAGGVGVAIAVGPIAGGLLLDHFWWGSVFMINAPIVVLSLVAMLILVPDSRDPRPGRLDPAGVLLSVIGLVLLVYGIIKGGQLADFTEAQVVGPIAGGVLVLAVFVVHQKRSDHPSIDIGYFRVPAFSAAITAIALVFFALTGVTFFIVFYVQSVRGYSPLQAGLLILPLAAAQLIFAPRARLAVDHYGARAVCTFSMFVVATTMVGLLLLDTATPLWLMEALFFIQGSAMAHIMPPATVAVMQSLPREKAGSGSALNNVFRQVGGTLGVAVLGSLLSTSYRDRIQGTLDALPGLPAAVRHAAGESIEATLSLAARLGPAGRPLTTAADDAFVHAMHITALGSAAVAMIGTMVAAAFLPGKMVPAPQPAEPQEERKAGVQR; via the coding sequence ATGGTCACCTCACCCCCCGCCCCGGGCACACCCCCCGACCGCCGGATCCCGGACCGTATCCACCGCCGCCGCTGGGCGATCCTGTCCCTTCTCATGCTCAGCCTGCTGATCGTGGTGCTGGACAACTCGATCCTCAACGTCGCCATGAAGACGATCGCCACCCCCGCCCCCGTCGGGCTGGGCGCCACCCAGAGTGAGCTGGAGTGGGCGATCAACTCCTACACCCTGGTCTTCGCCGGGCTGCTGTTCACCGCGGGACTGCTGGGCGACCGTCTGGGCCGCAAGAAGATGCTGCTCTTCGGCCTGGCCGTGTTCGGTGCCGGGTCGGTACTCGCCGGGGTGTCCGGCTCGCCCGCGGAGCTGATCACCTTCCGCGCGCTGATGGGGGTGGGCGGCGCCTTCGTGATGCCCTCCAACCTCGCCATCTTGATGAACGTCTTCGAGCGGGAGGAGCAGCCCAAGGCGATCGGTATCTGGGCCGGCGGGGTGGGCGTGGCCATCGCGGTCGGCCCGATCGCCGGGGGCCTGCTGCTCGACCACTTCTGGTGGGGCTCGGTCTTCATGATCAACGCGCCGATCGTGGTGCTCTCGCTGGTCGCGATGCTGATCCTGGTGCCCGACTCCCGCGACCCCCGGCCCGGCCGGCTGGACCCGGCCGGGGTGCTGCTGTCCGTCATCGGACTCGTGCTGCTGGTCTACGGGATCATCAAGGGCGGCCAGCTCGCCGACTTCACCGAGGCCCAGGTGGTCGGCCCGATCGCCGGCGGGGTGCTGGTGCTGGCCGTCTTCGTGGTGCACCAGAAGCGCAGCGACCACCCGTCGATCGACATCGGCTACTTCCGCGTCCCCGCCTTCTCGGCCGCGATCACCGCCATCGCGCTGGTCTTCTTCGCGCTCACGGGCGTGACGTTCTTCATCGTCTTCTACGTCCAGAGCGTGCGCGGCTACTCCCCGCTGCAGGCCGGGCTGCTGATCCTGCCGCTGGCCGCGGCTCAGCTGATCTTCGCGCCGCGGGCCCGGCTCGCGGTGGACCATTACGGCGCCCGGGCGGTGTGCACCTTCAGCATGTTCGTGGTGGCCACCACCATGGTGGGCCTGCTGCTGCTGGACACCGCCACCCCGCTGTGGCTCATGGAGGCGCTCTTCTTCATCCAGGGCTCCGCCATGGCGCACATCATGCCGCCGGCCACCGTCGCGGTCATGCAGTCGCTGCCGCGCGAGAAGGCCGGCTCCGGCTCGGCGCTCAACAACGTCTTCCGGCAGGTCGGCGGCACCCTCGGCGTGGCCGTCCTCGGCTCGCTGCTGTCGACCAGCTACCGCGACCGCATCCAGGGCACGCTCGACGCGCTGCCCGGACTGCCGGCCGCCGTCCGGCACGCGGCCGGCGAGTCCATCGAGGCGACCCTCTCCCTCGCGGCCCGGCTGGGCCCGGCCGGCCGGCCGCTGACCACCGCCGCCGACGACGCCTTCGTCCACGCCATGCACATCACCGCGCTCGGTTCGGCCGCCGTCGCGATGATCGGCACCATGGTGGCCGCGGCGTTCCTGCCAGGCAAAATGGTCCCGGCACCGCAGCCGGCGGAGCCCCAGGAAGAGCGGAAGGCGGGCGTGCAGCGATGA
- a CDS encoding TetR/AcrR family transcriptional regulator, whose translation MNRAAEDHEVAADGGQPEPAVPGRRGRPRSAAADSAIIEAVLSLIEDGVSIGELSMERIAREAGVGKATVYRRWSGKSALMLDVMRSLDVPSPPAAGLSVRDDLVSLLEFLRHRGLAKRGSALLRTVVSHVRAQPELWAEYHATVIRARHEALLGVLRRGVANGEIRADHDLDTLADLFVGPMLARALLHDRTDLPEGLPADLVDLVLEGVRPGVRPTAATAAG comes from the coding sequence ATGAACCGGGCGGCGGAGGACCACGAGGTCGCGGCGGACGGGGGGCAGCCGGAACCGGCGGTCCCCGGGCGCCGCGGCCGGCCGCGCAGCGCAGCGGCCGACTCCGCCATCATCGAGGCCGTGCTCAGCCTGATCGAGGACGGTGTCTCCATAGGTGAGCTGTCCATGGAACGCATCGCCCGGGAGGCGGGAGTCGGCAAGGCCACCGTCTACCGCCGCTGGTCCGGCAAGAGCGCCCTGATGCTCGACGTCATGCGGTCGCTGGACGTCCCGAGCCCGCCGGCCGCCGGCCTCTCGGTCCGCGACGACCTGGTCTCGCTGCTGGAGTTCCTGCGCCACCGCGGCCTCGCCAAGCGCGGCTCGGCCCTGCTGCGCACCGTCGTCAGCCATGTCCGGGCCCAGCCCGAGCTGTGGGCGGAGTACCACGCCACGGTCATCCGGGCCCGCCACGAGGCGCTGCTCGGGGTGCTGCGGCGCGGGGTGGCGAACGGCGAGATCCGCGCCGACCACGACCTGGACACCCTCGCCGACCTCTTCGTGGGCCCGATGCTGGCCCGCGCCCTCCTCCACGACCGCACGGATCTGCCCGAGGGGCTCCCGGCGGACCTCGTCGACCTCGTCCTGGAGGGCGTACGGCCCGGCGTACGGCCCACGGCGGCGACGGCGGCGGGCTGA
- a CDS encoding alpha/beta fold hydrolase, protein MRRAPSPLPLPLPVPGRFLRVGGVPLHVLTEGRGPVCVLSGGLGMAWHDWDAVAALLAPHRTVVRFDRPGLGLSAPAPGPPTLAGEADRIAHLLDALGHFGPVTVVGHSLAGFHAEAFARLHPARCAGIVLADGSIEDAAPPRLPRAARTAVATAVAAALSAAGVPRALGPPARRLIGRASTVGSHPPHPWEHTYRTSRVLRACVLENATYAYQAAELAALRSARPLPAAPVTVLAAYDGSETPRQLRWLARQRGLAAELGGRFALAAPAGHLVMADAPVSVARAVLDLSGTGRDAAVPERP, encoded by the coding sequence ATGAGGCGAGCGCCGAGCCCCCTTCCCCTTCCCCTCCCCGTCCCCGGCCGGTTCCTGCGGGTCGGCGGGGTGCCGCTGCATGTGCTGACCGAGGGCCGCGGGCCGGTCTGTGTCCTCAGCGGTGGCCTCGGCATGGCCTGGCACGACTGGGACGCCGTTGCCGCACTGCTCGCCCCGCACCGTACCGTCGTCCGCTTCGACCGGCCCGGTCTCGGCCTGAGCGCCCCGGCCCCCGGGCCGCCCACCCTCGCCGGCGAGGCCGACCGGATCGCCCACCTCCTCGACGCGCTCGGCCACTTCGGCCCGGTCACCGTCGTCGGTCACTCGCTCGCCGGCTTCCACGCCGAGGCGTTCGCCCGGCTGCACCCGGCACGCTGTGCCGGGATCGTGCTCGCCGACGGCAGCATCGAGGACGCCGCCCCGCCCCGGCTGCCGCGCGCGGCCCGGACCGCCGTGGCGACCGCCGTGGCCGCCGCGCTGTCCGCCGCCGGGGTGCCGCGCGCCCTGGGCCCGCCCGCCCGCCGGCTGATCGGCCGCGCCTCGACGGTCGGCAGCCATCCGCCGCACCCGTGGGAGCACACCTACCGCACCAGCCGGGTCCTGCGGGCCTGCGTCCTGGAGAACGCGACCTACGCCTACCAGGCCGCGGAACTCGCCGCGCTGCGGTCGGCCCGCCCGCTGCCCGCGGCCCCGGTCACCGTCCTCGCGGCGTACGACGGCAGCGAGACGCCGCGGCAACTGCGCTGGCTGGCGCGGCAGCGGGGGCTCGCCGCCGAGCTGGGCGGCCGCTTCGCGCTCGCCGCGCCCGCCGGGCATCTGGTGATGGCCGATGCGCCGGTCTCGGTGGCGCGGGCGGTGCTGGACCTGTCGGGGACGGGACGGGACGCGGCGGTGCCGGAACGGCCGTAG
- a CDS encoding DUF998 domain-containing protein codes for MSVTPTRPPAAVRRRVAAALLLLGAVAYTAWVLEVVVATGLDPVRAYVSELAAADQPLGGLFRATDLVAGLLVLAGALTALSAISADERRAWTTAGWAALALFGAATAVDSRLPLSCAPTSDPVCAARETAGLVPATHTAHAVSSSLAMAGALAALILLTVAARRHGSWPPLRRFGPPLVLAELAATLWTLAAITAFTAGQGTWSLGAGQRLQVLLVACYVALLACCVARAPERHGRREDARDRERQGPRERAPQGQRQQERHGRRPPE; via the coding sequence ATGTCCGTGACCCCGACCCGTCCTCCCGCCGCCGTCCGCCGCCGGGTTGCCGCCGCCCTGTTGCTGCTCGGTGCGGTCGCCTACACCGCGTGGGTGCTGGAGGTGGTGGTCGCCACCGGGCTCGACCCCGTACGGGCCTATGTCAGTGAGCTGGCCGCCGCCGACCAGCCGCTCGGCGGGCTGTTCCGCGCCACCGATCTGGTCGCCGGGCTGCTGGTGCTGGCCGGTGCGCTGACGGCGCTGTCGGCGATATCGGCGGACGAGCGCCGGGCGTGGACGACGGCCGGATGGGCCGCGCTGGCGCTGTTCGGCGCCGCCACCGCCGTGGACTCCCGGCTGCCGCTGAGCTGCGCGCCGACCAGCGACCCGGTCTGCGCGGCCCGGGAGACCGCGGGCCTGGTGCCGGCCACGCACACCGCACACGCCGTCAGCAGCTCCCTCGCGATGGCCGGCGCCCTCGCCGCGCTGATCCTGCTGACCGTGGCCGCCCGGCGCCACGGCAGCTGGCCGCCGCTGCGCCGCTTCGGCCCGCCGCTGGTGCTGGCCGAACTCGCCGCCACGCTCTGGACGCTGGCCGCCATCACCGCCTTCACCGCAGGCCAGGGCACATGGTCGCTGGGCGCGGGACAGCGGCTGCAAGTGCTGCTGGTCGCCTGCTACGTGGCCCTGCTCGCCTGCTGCGTGGCACGGGCCCCGGAGCGGCACGGGCGACGAGAAGACGCACGAGATCGAGAGCGACAAGGCCCACGAGAACGGGCACCACAAGGGCAACGACAGCAGGAGCGACACGGCCGACGGCCACCGGAATGA
- a CDS encoding multicopper oxidase family protein translates to MRTHSRRAVLGAGIAVAGSGLLPAGATHASGCVRTGTRDKNGMDLSHGPGGDTPPDGYVSPDGPEVAEAERKRGSGPVRSTSLTATETELDLGGLTVRTWAYDDRLPGRELRVTAGDRLALTLANHLPQSTTLHWHGLAVRNDMDGVPGLTQRSLAPGASFDYHLTITEPGTHWVHPHSGTQLDRGLYAPLIVDDPKEPLSYDREWIVMIDDWVDGVDGSDPDSVLSEVSGGRFHGGMSHDGTDLGGASGGKGTGGTSNGPSRMLMGAKSRLLGGDPGDVDHPFHLINGRSTKDPEIFRARPGDRIRIRFINAGSDTAYRVSLGGHRMTVTHTDGWPIEHTDTDTLLLGMAERYDVLVTAGDGVFPLTALAEGKKRSALAVLRTGGGEAPDGATRPRELRGRVLTAERLRAAESVRLTPRDPDRTLVMTATGSMGRWNWAINSKPYTSSQRYPVEAGERVRIRFRNHTRMWHPMHLHGHTFALPDDGPRKDTLVLLPGRSVNVDFDADNPGLWMVHCHNVYHSASGMMTVVGYRKK, encoded by the coding sequence ATGCGTACGCACTCCCGCCGCGCCGTGCTCGGCGCGGGTATCGCCGTCGCCGGCAGCGGTCTGCTGCCCGCCGGTGCCACCCACGCATCCGGCTGCGTCCGTACCGGCACGCGCGACAAGAACGGCATGGACCTCTCACACGGGCCCGGCGGCGACACCCCGCCGGACGGCTATGTCTCCCCCGACGGGCCGGAGGTCGCCGAGGCCGAGCGCAAGCGGGGCTCGGGCCCGGTGCGCAGCACCTCGCTGACGGCCACCGAGACCGAACTGGACCTGGGCGGTCTCACCGTCCGGACCTGGGCCTACGACGACCGGCTGCCCGGCAGAGAGCTCCGGGTCACGGCGGGCGACCGGCTCGCCCTGACCCTCGCCAACCACCTGCCGCAGTCCACGACCCTGCACTGGCACGGGCTGGCGGTGCGCAACGACATGGACGGCGTCCCCGGCCTGACCCAGCGCTCCCTCGCGCCCGGCGCCTCCTTCGACTACCACTTGACGATCACCGAGCCCGGCACCCACTGGGTGCATCCGCACTCCGGCACCCAGCTGGACCGCGGGCTGTACGCGCCGCTGATCGTCGACGACCCCAAGGAACCGCTCTCGTACGACAGGGAGTGGATCGTCATGATCGACGACTGGGTCGACGGGGTCGACGGCAGCGACCCGGACTCGGTGCTGTCCGAGGTGAGCGGGGGCCGGTTCCACGGCGGAATGAGCCATGACGGCACGGACCTCGGCGGCGCGAGCGGCGGCAAGGGGACCGGGGGCACCTCGAACGGCCCGTCACGGATGCTGATGGGCGCCAAGAGCAGGCTGCTCGGCGGCGACCCGGGCGATGTGGACCACCCGTTCCACCTCATCAACGGCCGGAGCACCAAGGACCCGGAGATCTTCCGGGCCCGTCCCGGCGACCGGATCCGGATCCGCTTCATCAACGCGGGCAGCGACACCGCCTACCGCGTGTCGCTCGGCGGCCACCGGATGACCGTGACCCACACCGACGGCTGGCCGATCGAGCACACCGACACCGATACGCTGCTGCTCGGTATGGCCGAGCGCTATGACGTCCTGGTCACGGCCGGGGACGGGGTCTTCCCGCTCACCGCGCTCGCCGAGGGCAAGAAGCGCTCCGCGCTGGCCGTGCTGCGCACCGGAGGCGGCGAGGCGCCCGACGGGGCCACCCGGCCCAGGGAACTGCGCGGCCGGGTGCTGACCGCGGAGCGGCTCCGGGCCGCGGAGTCGGTACGGCTCACCCCGCGCGACCCCGACCGCACGCTGGTGATGACCGCCACCGGCTCCATGGGCAGGTGGAACTGGGCGATCAACTCGAAGCCGTACACCTCGTCCCAGCGGTACCCCGTCGAGGCGGGTGAGCGGGTCCGGATCCGCTTCCGCAACCACACCCGGATGTGGCACCCGATGCATCTGCACGGCCACACCTTCGCGCTGCCCGACGACGGCCCCCGCAAGGACACCCTGGTACTGCTGCCCGGCCGGTCCGTGAACGTCGACTTCGACGCCGACAACCCCGGGCTGTGGATGGTCCACTGCCACAACGTCTACCACTCGGCGTCCGGGATGATGACGGTCGTCGGCTACCGGAAGAAGTAG
- a CDS encoding NAD+ synthase gives MPHLRLALNQIDSCVGDLARNAETILHWTRHAAGQGAHLVAFPEMALTGYPVEDLALRSSFVEASRNALRALAGRLAGQGLGDLPVIVGYLDREDRDEPRYGRPAGAPQNAAAVLHRGEVALTFAKHHLPNYGVFDEFRYFVPGDTLPVIRVHGVDVALAICEDLWQDGGRVPATRSAGAGLLVSVNASPYERDKDDTRLELVRRRAREAGCTTAYLAMTGGQDELVFDGDSLVVDRDGSVIARAPQFAESCVLVDLDLPAAAPAPPSGILNDGLRVDHRVLTPDPLPYYAPRTPGGAAERLTDLEEIYSALVVGLRAYVTKNGFRSVVLGLSGGIDSALVATLACDALGAEQVHAVAMPSRYSSEHSLTDAAELAHRTGLSFRTVPIGPMFDAYMQALPLTGLAEENLQSRLRGTTLMALSNQEGHLVLAPGNKSELACGYSTLYGDSVGGYGPIKDVYKSVVYQLARWRNQAAADRGHTPPIPEHTLTKPPSAELRPGQVDTDSLPDYDVLDRILELYVDRDRGREEIVGRGFDAELVTRVLRMVDRAEYKRRQYPPGPKISSKGFGKDRRLPITNHWREGD, from the coding sequence GTGCCTCACCTTCGCCTCGCCCTCAATCAGATCGATTCGTGTGTCGGCGACCTCGCCCGGAACGCCGAGACGATCCTGCACTGGACCCGGCACGCCGCCGGCCAGGGCGCACACCTCGTCGCGTTCCCCGAGATGGCGCTGACCGGCTATCCCGTCGAGGACCTCGCGCTGCGCTCCTCGTTCGTCGAGGCGAGCCGCAACGCGCTGCGCGCACTGGCCGGCCGGCTGGCCGGGCAGGGCCTGGGCGACCTCCCGGTGATCGTCGGCTATCTCGACCGCGAGGACCGCGACGAGCCCCGCTACGGCAGGCCCGCGGGCGCCCCCCAGAACGCCGCCGCCGTGCTGCACCGCGGCGAGGTCGCCCTCACCTTCGCCAAGCACCACCTGCCCAACTACGGGGTCTTCGACGAGTTCCGCTACTTCGTCCCCGGCGACACCCTGCCCGTCATCCGGGTGCACGGGGTGGATGTCGCGCTCGCCATCTGCGAGGACCTGTGGCAGGACGGCGGCCGGGTGCCGGCCACCCGCAGCGCCGGCGCCGGGCTGCTGGTGTCGGTCAACGCCTCGCCCTACGAGCGGGACAAGGACGACACCCGGCTGGAGCTGGTGCGCAGGCGGGCCCGGGAGGCCGGCTGCACCACCGCCTATCTGGCGATGACGGGCGGGCAGGACGAGCTGGTCTTCGACGGTGACTCGCTCGTCGTCGACAGGGACGGCTCAGTGATCGCACGGGCACCGCAGTTCGCGGAGAGCTGTGTGCTGGTCGATCTGGACCTGCCGGCCGCGGCCCCCGCGCCCCCCTCGGGCATCCTGAACGACGGGCTGCGCGTCGACCACCGCGTCCTCACTCCGGACCCGCTGCCGTACTACGCACCCCGGACGCCCGGGGGTGCGGCCGAACGCCTCACGGACCTCGAGGAGATCTACTCCGCGCTGGTCGTCGGGCTGCGCGCCTATGTCACCAAGAACGGCTTCCGCAGTGTGGTGCTCGGCCTCTCCGGCGGCATCGACTCGGCGCTGGTGGCCACCCTGGCCTGCGACGCGCTGGGGGCGGAGCAGGTCCACGCGGTGGCGATGCCCTCCCGCTACTCCTCGGAGCACTCCCTGACCGACGCCGCCGAACTCGCCCACCGTACGGGCCTGTCCTTCCGTACGGTGCCGATCGGCCCGATGTTCGACGCCTATATGCAGGCGCTGCCGCTGACCGGGCTGGCCGAGGAGAATCTCCAGTCACGGCTGCGGGGCACCACCCTGATGGCGCTCTCCAATCAAGAGGGTCATCTGGTCCTCGCCCCCGGCAACAAGTCCGAGCTGGCGTGCGGCTATTCGACCCTCTACGGCGATTCGGTCGGCGGCTACGGCCCCATCAAGGACGTCTACAAGTCCGTCGTCTACCAGCTGGCCCGCTGGCGCAACCAGGCCGCCGCCGACCGCGGCCACACCCCGCCGATCCCGGAGCACACCCTCACCAAGCCCCCGAGCGCCGAACTGCGCCCCGGCCAGGTCGACACCGACTCGCTCCCCGACTACGACGTCCTGGACCGCATCCTGGAGCTCTATGTCGACCGCGACCGGGGCCGCGAGGAGATCGTCGGCCGGGGCTTCGACGCCGAGCTGGTGACGCGGGTGCTGCGGATGGTCGACCGCGCCGAATACAAGCGCCGCCAGTACCCGCCGGGCCCGAAGATCTCGTCGAAGGGCTTCGGCAAGGACCGCCGGCTGCCGATCACCAACCACTGGCGGGAAGGCGACTGA
- a CDS encoding MFS transporter: MPLALLALAVAAFGIGTTEFVMMGLLPEVADDLGTSVPTAGYLVSAYALGVVLGAPLLTALGARIPRRRMLVALMAVFTVGNLASALAPTFGLLIAGRLLAGLPHGAFFGVGAVVAARLVREGRQARAVATMFLGLTVANIVGVPAATLLGQQLGWRATFLVVAAIGLVAMAALVRLLPPLPAGERTGLGRELRALGHRQVLLGLLTTVFGFAGVFTVYSYLASMLTEVTGFAAGSVPVVLALFGIGMTLGALAAGPLTDRALRPTLYVSLAALALVLTAFHFTAHLKGAALVTVVLIGAVGFLTTTPLQMLVMHKAQQAPTLAAASHQSAFNLANAGGAWVGGLALSAGWGWTSPPLVGAVLAALGLAVALLAGFLDRGAHDASRIVARSDTADAEPPAGTQLPAGARRS, from the coding sequence ATGCCCTTGGCTCTGCTCGCCCTCGCAGTCGCAGCCTTTGGCATCGGCACCACCGAATTCGTGATGATGGGCCTGCTGCCCGAGGTCGCGGACGACCTGGGCACCTCGGTCCCCACCGCCGGCTACCTCGTCTCCGCCTACGCCCTCGGCGTCGTCCTCGGCGCCCCGCTCCTGACGGCCCTCGGCGCACGCATTCCGCGCCGGCGGATGCTGGTGGCGCTGATGGCGGTCTTCACGGTCGGCAACCTCGCCTCCGCCCTGGCACCCACCTTCGGCCTGCTGATCGCCGGCCGGCTGCTGGCCGGTCTGCCGCACGGGGCGTTCTTCGGCGTCGGCGCGGTGGTCGCCGCCCGGCTGGTGCGCGAGGGCCGGCAGGCCCGCGCGGTCGCCACCATGTTCCTCGGCCTGACCGTCGCCAACATCGTCGGCGTCCCCGCCGCGACCCTCTTGGGCCAGCAGCTCGGCTGGCGCGCCACTTTCCTCGTCGTCGCCGCCATCGGCCTGGTCGCCATGGCCGCCCTGGTCCGGCTGCTCCCGCCGCTGCCGGCCGGCGAACGCACCGGCCTGGGCCGCGAACTGCGTGCGCTGGGCCACCGCCAGGTGCTGCTCGGCCTGCTCACCACCGTCTTCGGCTTCGCCGGGGTCTTCACCGTCTACAGCTATCTCGCCTCGATGCTGACCGAGGTCACCGGCTTCGCGGCGGGCTCGGTCCCGGTGGTGCTCGCCCTCTTCGGCATCGGGATGACCCTCGGCGCCCTGGCCGCGGGCCCGCTCACCGACCGGGCCCTGCGCCCCACCCTCTACGTCTCACTGGCCGCCCTGGCCCTCGTCCTGACGGCCTTTCACTTCACCGCGCACCTGAAGGGGGCGGCGCTGGTGACGGTCGTCCTCATCGGCGCCGTCGGCTTCCTGACCACCACGCCGCTGCAGATGCTGGTCATGCACAAGGCCCAGCAGGCCCCGACCCTGGCCGCCGCCTCCCACCAGTCCGCCTTCAACCTCGCCAACGCCGGCGGTGCCTGGGTGGGCGGCCTGGCCCTGTCGGCCGGCTGGGGCTGGACCTCCCCGCCCCTGGTCGGCGCGGTGCTGGCCGCCCTGGGCCTGGCCGTCGCCCTGCTGGCCGGCTTCCTGGACCGCGGCGCGCACGACGCCTCCCGCATCGTGGCCCGCAGCGACACGGCGGACGCGGAGCCGCCCGCCGGCACGCAACTGCCGGCCGGGGCCCGCCGGAGCTGA
- the panB gene encoding 3-methyl-2-oxobutanoate hydroxymethyltransferase, translating to MTQPSPAQKPVAKSLYGGSGSRRITVRDIAAAKERGEKWPMLTAYDAMTASVFDEAGIPVLLVGDSMGNCHLGYESTVPVTLDEIVMLSAAVVRGTTRSLVVGDLPFGTYQEGPVQALRSATRLVKEAGVGAVKLEGGERSADQVELLVSSGIPVMAHVGLTPQSVNAYGGYPVQGRGEEAAQQLLRDAKAVQDAGAFAVVLEAVPAELAAEVTRSLAVPTVGIGAGADCDAQVLVWTDMAGMTAGRLPKFVKQYLQMRELLGGAAKAFAEDVIGGAFPAQEHTFH from the coding sequence ATGACGCAGCCTTCGCCTGCCCAGAAGCCGGTCGCCAAGTCTCTGTACGGGGGCTCCGGGTCGCGCCGGATCACCGTCCGGGACATCGCCGCCGCCAAGGAGCGCGGTGAGAAGTGGCCGATGCTCACCGCCTACGACGCGATGACCGCCTCCGTCTTCGACGAGGCCGGCATCCCGGTGCTGCTCGTCGGGGACTCGATGGGCAACTGCCACCTCGGCTACGAATCCACCGTGCCGGTCACCCTGGACGAGATCGTCATGCTGTCCGCGGCGGTCGTCCGGGGCACCACCCGCTCCCTCGTCGTCGGCGATCTGCCGTTCGGCACCTACCAGGAAGGGCCGGTGCAGGCGCTGCGCAGCGCCACCCGGCTGGTGAAGGAAGCCGGGGTGGGCGCCGTCAAGCTGGAGGGCGGTGAGCGCTCCGCCGACCAGGTCGAGCTGCTGGTGTCGTCCGGCATCCCGGTGATGGCGCACGTCGGGCTGACCCCGCAGTCGGTCAACGCCTATGGCGGCTACCCCGTCCAGGGGCGCGGCGAGGAGGCGGCCCAGCAGCTGCTGCGGGACGCGAAGGCGGTGCAGGACGCCGGTGCGTTCGCGGTCGTGCTGGAGGCCGTACCCGCCGAGCTGGCCGCCGAGGTCACCCGGTCGCTGGCCGTTCCGACCGTCGGCATCGGCGCGGGGGCGGACTGCGACGCCCAGGTGCTGGTGTGGACCGACATGGCCGGGATGACGGCCGGCCGGCTGCCGAAGTTCGTCAAGCAGTACCTCCAGATGCGGGAGTTGCTCGGCGGGGCGGCCAAGGCGTTCGCGGAGGACGTCATCGGCGGCGCCTTCCCGGCCCAGGAGCACACCTTCCACTAG